The proteins below are encoded in one region of Pseudomonadota bacterium:
- a CDS encoding OmpA family protein, translating into MKKEVIRLLVGAVLLVSLSFYLGGCAQQKVDAGTSSHSPAVTVQPVDTPSTAASTATSTESLMSEGDIAAGQEESLDASSSEMNQADTILEGRSSGPMLPVYFDFDRFNIREDQKVRIENNAAFIKESHKSIRIEGNCDERGTNEYNMALGMRRANSSKKYLVNLGVDENLLGTISYGEEKPLNYGHDELAWSQNRRDDFVIIK; encoded by the coding sequence ATGAAGAAAGAAGTAATTAGACTGTTAGTAGGGGCTGTATTATTGGTATCACTCTCGTTCTATCTTGGCGGCTGTGCTCAGCAAAAGGTTGATGCAGGGACTTCGTCCCATTCCCCAGCAGTCACAGTACAGCCTGTTGATACTCCTTCGACAGCCGCGAGCACCGCAACATCCACCGAGTCATTAATGTCTGAAGGGGATATTGCTGCAGGCCAGGAAGAGTCTCTGGATGCCAGTTCTTCTGAAATGAACCAGGCAGATACAATACTTGAGGGTCGTTCTTCAGGACCAATGCTTCCTGTTTACTTCGATTTTGACCGTTTCAATATACGAGAAGACCAGAAAGTGCGGATTGAAAATAACGCTGCATTCATTAAAGAATCCCATAAATCCATTCGCATAGAGGGCAATTGTGACGAACGGGGGACAAATGAATACAATATGGCCCTGGGGATGCGTCGCGCAAACAGCTCCAAGAAATACCTTGTCAATCTCGGAGTTGATGAAAATCTGCTTGGTACGATCAGCTATGGAGAAGAGAAACCGTTAAACTATGGCCATGACGAGCTTGCATGGTCACAGAATCGACGTGATGATTTTGTAATAATCAAGTAA
- the dxs gene encoding 1-deoxy-D-xylulose-5-phosphate synthase, with the protein MSLSTPILDSIESPKDLRMLRESDLPALAAEIRRTIVQTVAETGGHLAPCLGVVELTLAIHYVFNTPDDKLIWDVGHQAYAHKLITGRRDQFHTLRQYKGISGFPKREESPYDAFDTGHSSTSISASLGISLAKSLKGDTSRAIAVIGDGSMTGGMAFEALNQAGHLDKNLIVILNDNEMSISPNVGALSSFLSRKLTGKSMVRFKRDMEHFLKSFANVGENILQVLKKSEESLKGFFTPGMLFESLKFEYVGPIPGHQIEALLETLKNIKNFSHGPVLVHVITTKGKGYPPAELNPGDYHGVAPFDIETGTPLPTPPMPVSYTRTFGDALVHIAEKDPRITAISAAMTKGTGLSQFSKRFPDRFFDVGIAEQHAVTFAAGLATEGMLPVVAIYSTFLQRSLDQIIHDVCLPNLPVTFVIDRGGLVGDDGPTHHGVFDLTFLRFIPNLVLMAPKDENELQHMLFTAIFCPGPAAIRYPRGSGEGVKLSAELKKIPIGKGELLRKGNDVLLLPVGNRVYPAMEAAEGLKKIGIDAAVINPRFINPIDGDLISKWALKTGKVITIEENTRKGGFGSAVLELFARREILNIRVKTLGIPDRFVEHGSQEILRHNCKIDTPAIINAAIEIVEKKS; encoded by the coding sequence ATGTCATTATCAACACCTATACTGGACAGTATCGAGTCCCCAAAAGATCTGCGCATGCTCCGAGAGTCGGACCTTCCAGCCCTTGCTGCTGAAATCCGCAGGACCATCGTGCAAACCGTTGCCGAAACCGGCGGGCATCTTGCACCCTGTCTCGGTGTTGTTGAGCTTACCCTTGCCATTCACTATGTATTCAATACTCCGGACGACAAACTCATCTGGGATGTGGGTCATCAGGCATATGCCCATAAACTGATTACCGGCAGAAGGGATCAGTTTCACACCTTGCGACAATATAAAGGCATCAGTGGTTTTCCAAAACGTGAAGAAAGCCCCTATGACGCTTTTGATACAGGCCACAGCAGCACGTCGATTTCCGCGAGCCTCGGCATATCCCTGGCAAAATCTCTCAAAGGCGACACAAGCAGAGCCATTGCGGTGATCGGCGATGGATCGATGACCGGCGGCATGGCCTTTGAAGCGTTGAATCAGGCCGGTCATCTCGATAAAAACCTCATTGTTATTCTCAATGACAATGAAATGTCAATTTCACCCAATGTCGGCGCACTTTCAAGTTTCTTGAGCAGAAAACTCACTGGAAAATCCATGGTCCGTTTCAAAAGAGACATGGAACATTTCCTGAAATCCTTCGCAAATGTCGGCGAAAATATCCTGCAGGTACTCAAAAAGAGTGAAGAAAGCCTCAAAGGATTTTTCACTCCGGGAATGCTTTTCGAATCCCTGAAATTCGAATATGTCGGCCCCATACCGGGGCATCAGATCGAGGCACTTCTTGAAACCCTTAAAAACATAAAAAACTTCAGCCATGGTCCTGTCCTCGTCCATGTCATTACAACAAAAGGCAAAGGATATCCTCCGGCTGAATTGAATCCCGGCGATTATCACGGAGTCGCCCCCTTTGACATTGAGACCGGTACTCCGCTTCCCACCCCCCCCATGCCTGTTTCCTACACCCGCACCTTTGGTGACGCTCTGGTGCACATTGCAGAAAAGGACCCGAGAATCACTGCGATATCAGCAGCGATGACTAAAGGGACCGGTCTTTCACAATTCTCAAAACGTTTTCCCGACCGTTTTTTTGATGTGGGTATCGCCGAACAACATGCCGTGACTTTTGCCGCAGGGCTGGCAACGGAAGGCATGTTACCGGTGGTTGCAATTTATTCAACCTTCCTGCAGCGGTCATTAGACCAGATCATCCATGACGTCTGCCTGCCGAATCTCCCGGTGACCTTTGTCATAGACCGCGGCGGTCTGGTCGGTGACGACGGCCCCACCCACCACGGGGTGTTCGATCTGACCTTTCTGAGATTCATCCCGAACCTGGTCCTCATGGCCCCCAAGGATGAAAACGAATTGCAACACATGCTCTTCACCGCAATATTCTGTCCGGGACCTGCTGCAATCAGATATCCCCGAGGGAGTGGCGAAGGGGTGAAACTCTCCGCTGAACTCAAAAAAATCCCCATCGGCAAAGGCGAATTGCTCCGCAAAGGAAATGATGTCCTGCTTCTTCCCGTAGGAAACCGGGTTTATCCGGCCATGGAAGCGGCTGAAGGACTAAAAAAGATCGGCATAGATGCTGCAGTGATCAACCCACGGTTTATCAATCCCATTGATGGAGATCTTATCTCAAAGTGGGCTCTTAAAACCGGAAAGGTTATTACCATCGAAGAAAACACCCGCAAAGGCGGATTCGGCAGCGCCGTATTGGAACTTTTTGCACGGCGGGAAATTCTGAATATCAGGGTAAAAACCCTTGGGATTCCTGACCGGTTTGTAGAACACGGCAGCCAGGAAATACTGAGACACAATTGTAAGATTGACACTCCGGCAATTATAAACGCTGCCATCGAGATTGTGGAAAAAAAATCCTGA
- a CDS encoding OmpH family outer membrane protein encodes MKRNILNTVLAFFTVLFVCNAVSALAQENSLSIATIDLKIIMNESKLGMASQQFMTTKLEELKEALRPEQEQLMQMESDIQKKSSVWSEATRIEKERELMARGQQFQMVSQREMKKLEKNIIEPVLKDINDVTREVAIQKGFTIVLNNSAPGLLAGNELIYAAPSTDISQDVLKALDNRSASEMKEFNQSSKDSQGPAAEKPE; translated from the coding sequence ATGAAGAGAAATATTTTGAATACCGTATTAGCCTTTTTTACTGTGTTGTTTGTCTGCAATGCAGTTTCCGCCTTAGCCCAGGAGAATTCTCTTTCCATCGCCACAATAGATTTGAAAATTATAATGAACGAATCAAAGCTTGGAATGGCGTCGCAACAATTTATGACCACCAAACTTGAAGAACTCAAGGAGGCACTCCGTCCTGAGCAGGAACAGCTTATGCAGATGGAAAGTGATATTCAAAAGAAAAGCTCGGTCTGGAGTGAAGCCACAAGGATCGAAAAGGAAAGGGAATTGATGGCCCGAGGCCAGCAGTTTCAGATGGTTTCTCAACGTGAGATGAAGAAACTTGAAAAGAATATCATTGAACCTGTGCTGAAAGATATTAATGATGTGACGCGGGAAGTTGCAATACAAAAAGGCTTCACCATTGTATTGAATAATTCAGCCCCGGGGCTTCTTGCAGGAAATGAATTAATCTATGCCGCACCTTCTACAGACATCAGCCAGGATGTCTTAAAAGCTCTGGACAATCGTTCCGCAAGTGAAATGAAAGAGTTTAATCAAAGTTCAAAAGACTCTCAAGGGCCGGCTGCGGAAAAACCGGAATAA
- a CDS encoding AmpG family muropeptide MFS transporter, producing the protein MLVALIMGFACGLPLLLTKSVLQAWMTEKGVDLTVIGLFALVGLPYSIKFLWSPLLDHIRLPFLGRRRGWLLIFQVLLTLSIAWLGFTDPGKNTLFVAIAAFLVTLFSASQDIVVDAYRREDLNDPELGLGSSLYVNGYRLGMLLASGGGLILADHIPYTLVYLIMAACMLPGIITTILTPEPELTGSPTTFIKAVYEPFVEYFSRRGAIWILAFILLYKIGDTMASEMTIPFYLNLGFTKTEIGAVVKLFGFWATIAGGLLGGVIMLRIGINRSLWYFGILQAVSTAGFVVLARAGHNITALTGVISFENLSSGMGTAAYVAFMASITNKKFTATQYALLSSLMAVPRVFVSSITGILAKHLGWTLFFIACVLIAIPGLLILRQLSSRKLENQV; encoded by the coding sequence ATGCTCGTCGCGCTGATTATGGGTTTTGCCTGCGGACTTCCTCTGCTTTTGACAAAATCCGTACTCCAGGCATGGATGACGGAAAAAGGCGTTGATCTCACTGTAATCGGCTTGTTCGCCCTCGTCGGTTTGCCCTATTCGATTAAATTCCTGTGGTCTCCCCTGCTTGATCATATCCGCCTGCCTTTTCTAGGACGCAGAAGAGGCTGGCTCCTGATCTTTCAGGTCCTGCTTACTCTTTCCATCGCATGGCTTGGTTTTACGGACCCTGGGAAAAATACATTGTTCGTTGCCATTGCAGCTTTCCTGGTCACTTTATTCAGTGCTTCTCAGGATATCGTGGTTGATGCCTACAGAAGAGAGGATCTCAATGACCCGGAACTCGGGCTTGGTTCTTCATTGTATGTAAACGGTTATCGGCTTGGCATGCTCCTCGCCTCAGGTGGCGGGCTTATCCTCGCGGACCACATTCCTTACACCCTGGTTTATCTCATAATGGCAGCATGCATGTTGCCAGGAATCATCACAACCATCCTGACACCGGAACCTGAATTGACCGGCTCCCCTACGACGTTCATCAAGGCTGTTTATGAACCATTTGTTGAATATTTCAGCCGCAGGGGTGCGATATGGATTCTTGCCTTCATTCTCCTTTACAAAATTGGAGATACGATGGCCAGTGAAATGACCATACCCTTTTATCTTAATCTGGGATTCACCAAGACTGAAATCGGCGCTGTGGTGAAACTCTTTGGATTCTGGGCAACAATAGCCGGGGGACTCCTGGGTGGAGTAATCATGCTCAGGATAGGGATAAATCGATCCCTCTGGTATTTTGGTATACTTCAGGCTGTTTCAACTGCGGGCTTCGTAGTCCTTGCCCGGGCCGGACATAACATAACGGCCTTGACCGGAGTCATCTCGTTTGAAAATCTAAGCAGCGGAATGGGGACTGCGGCTTATGTGGCTTTTATGGCAAGTATCACCAACAAAAAATTCACGGCGACCCAGTATGCTCTTTTAAGCAGCCTTATGGCCGTCCCACGTGTATTTGTCTCTTCCATAACAGGTATACTCGCCAAACACCTGGGATGGACATTATTCTTTATCGCCTGTGTACTGATTGCAATTCCGGGTTTATTAATTCTCCGGCAATTATCTTCCAGGAAATTAGAAAATCAAGTTTAA